From Bos mutus isolate GX-2022 chromosome 5, NWIPB_WYAK_1.1, whole genome shotgun sequence, one genomic window encodes:
- the LOC102272228 gene encoding LOW QUALITY PROTEIN: ubiquitin-like protein FUBI (The sequence of the model RefSeq protein was modified relative to this genomic sequence to represent the inferred CDS: inserted 2 bases in 1 codon) — protein sequence MQLFVRAQELHTLEVTGQETVTQIKAHVASLEGIAPEDQVLLLAGTPLEDEATLGQCGVEALSTVEVAGRMLGGKVHGSLARAGKVRGQTPKVAKQEKXKKTGRAKRRMQYNRCFVNVVPTFGKKKGPNANS from the exons ATGCAGCTTTTTGTCCGCGCCCAGGAGCTACACACTCTCGAGGTGACCGGCCAGGAGACGGTCACCCAAATCAAGGCTCATGTAGCTTCGTTGGAGGGCATCGCTCCAGAAGATCAAGTCCTGCTCCTGGCTGGCACGCCCCTAGAGGATGAGGCTACTCTGGGCCAGTGTGGGGTGGAGGCTCTGAGCACTGTGGAAGTAGCCGGCCGCATGCTTGGAGGTAAAGTCCATGGTTCTCTGGCCCGTGCTGGGAAAGTGAGAGGTCAGACTCCCAAGGTGGCCaagcaagagaa aaagaagacgGGCAGGGCCAAGAGGCGTATGCAGTACAACCGGTGCTTTGTCAATGTTGTGCCCACCTTTGGCAAGAAGAAGGGCCCTAATGCTAACTCCTAA